In Geminocystis sp. NIES-3709, a single genomic region encodes these proteins:
- a CDS encoding ABC transporter ATP-binding protein, which produces MTESLILRVQGVSKKFTGNEFPAVNKVNFDLRQGELLGLLGPSGCGKTTLLRIIAGFEKPSEGSIELGGQIVTGEGRWVEPEKRRTGMVFQDYALFPHLNVAENIAFGLKSKKPRPQNQDIRKRVTEVLQLVGLTGLEKRYPHELSGGQQQRIALARALAPEPELILLDEPLSNLDVQVRERLRHEVRTILKSTNTAAIFVTHDQEEAMAIADKIGVMAQGKLVQLGTPEDIYSCPECKFVAEFVTQANFLQATKQGNLWCTELGEWCLDTPVNFDKGELMFRQEDVILKPDEEGVTVIQEREFLGREYRYCLQTVSGKRLHARTDVKTQLPVGTKVKLDIAPKTLQIFPTL; this is translated from the coding sequence ATGACAGAATCATTAATTCTTCGAGTTCAAGGAGTCAGTAAAAAATTCACAGGCAATGAATTTCCCGCCGTTAATAAAGTTAATTTTGACTTACGACAAGGAGAATTATTAGGATTATTAGGGCCTTCTGGATGTGGTAAAACAACTCTGTTAAGAATTATTGCTGGATTTGAAAAACCCTCGGAAGGCTCGATCGAGCTAGGAGGACAAATTGTGACAGGAGAAGGACGCTGGGTAGAACCAGAAAAAAGACGTACAGGAATGGTATTTCAAGATTATGCCTTATTTCCTCATTTAAACGTAGCTGAAAATATTGCTTTTGGGTTAAAAAGTAAAAAACCTCGTCCTCAAAATCAAGATATAAGAAAAAGAGTCACAGAAGTTTTGCAGTTAGTGGGTTTAACGGGATTAGAAAAACGTTACCCTCACGAGTTATCCGGTGGGCAACAACAACGCATCGCTTTAGCCCGTGCCTTAGCCCCTGAACCTGAGTTAATATTGTTGGATGAGCCTTTAAGTAATTTAGATGTGCAAGTTAGAGAAAGATTGCGCCACGAAGTGAGAACAATTCTTAAAAGTACCAATACCGCAGCTATTTTTGTTACCCATGATCAAGAAGAAGCAATGGCGATCGCAGATAAAATAGGAGTTATGGCTCAAGGAAAATTAGTACAATTAGGCACTCCCGAAGATATTTATAGTTGTCCTGAATGTAAATTTGTAGCTGAATTTGTGACTCAAGCAAATTTCTTACAAGCGACAAAACAAGGAAATTTATGGTGTACTGAGTTAGGAGAATGGTGTCTTGATACTCCCGTGAATTTTGACAAAGGAGAATTAATGTTTCGTCAGGAAGATGTAATTTTGAAACCTGATGAGGAAGGAGTCACCGTTATTCAAGAAAGAGAATTTTTAGGAAGAGAATATCGTTATTGTCTGCAAACTGTTTCAGGAAAAAGACTTCATGCTCGTACAGATGTGAAAACACAATTACCTGTTGGTACAAAAGTAAAACTAGATATTGCACCAAAAACTTTACAAATTTTTCCTACACTTTAA
- a CDS encoding 2-isopropylmalate synthase, producing the protein MTNQPDRIIIFDTTLRDGEQSPGASLNVDEKLTIARALAKLGVDVIEAGFPHASQGDFSAVQRIADTVGTEKGPTICGLARATKPDIKSAGEALQPAFKRRIHTFLATSDIHLEYKLKKTRADVLAIVPEMVAYAKTFTDDVEFSPEDAGRSDPEFLYQVLELAIKAGATTVNIPDTVGYTTPAEYGAIIKGIKDNVPNIDKAIISVHGHNDLGLAVANFLEAIKNGARQLECTINGIGERAGNAALEELVMALHVRRQYFNPFLGRDVNSVQPLTNIDTKQIYKTSRLVSNLTGMLVQPNKAIVGANAFAHESGIHQDGVLKNRLTYEIMDAESIGLTTNQIVLGKLSGRNAFRTRLVELGFELSEDDLNKAFLRFKEVADKKREITDWDLEAIVNDEIQQPPELFRLELVQVSCGDHSSPTATITLRTPDGQELSDAAIGTGPVDAVYKAINRVVNIPNELTEYSVKSVTAGIDAMGEVTIRLKHEGKTYSGYAANTDVIVASARAYISALNRLYATIESVRLV; encoded by the coding sequence ATGACAAATCAGCCCGATCGAATTATTATATTTGATACCACATTGCGAGATGGAGAACAATCTCCGGGAGCAAGTTTAAATGTAGATGAAAAATTGACCATTGCTCGTGCCTTAGCTAAATTAGGAGTGGACGTTATTGAAGCTGGATTTCCCCACGCCAGTCAAGGAGATTTTTCTGCGGTACAACGCATTGCTGACACCGTAGGGACAGAAAAAGGCCCCACTATTTGTGGCTTGGCAAGGGCAACAAAACCAGACATAAAAAGTGCAGGAGAAGCTCTCCAACCAGCTTTTAAACGTCGTATTCACACCTTTCTAGCAACTTCTGATATTCATCTCGAATATAAGCTCAAAAAAACTCGTGCAGATGTATTAGCAATCGTACCTGAAATGGTAGCCTATGCCAAAACTTTCACCGATGATGTCGAGTTTTCCCCCGAAGATGCAGGGCGTAGTGATCCTGAATTTTTGTATCAAGTTCTCGAATTGGCGATCAAAGCCGGTGCTACTACCGTTAATATTCCCGATACCGTAGGTTATACCACCCCTGCTGAATATGGAGCTATAATCAAAGGCATTAAAGATAATGTGCCTAATATTGACAAAGCAATTATATCCGTTCATGGTCACAATGATCTAGGCTTGGCTGTGGCAAATTTCCTTGAAGCCATTAAAAATGGAGCAAGACAGTTAGAATGTACTATTAATGGTATTGGAGAAAGAGCAGGAAATGCGGCACTAGAAGAATTGGTAATGGCGCTTCATGTGCGTCGTCAATATTTTAATCCCTTCTTAGGTAGAGATGTTAATTCTGTTCAACCTTTAACAAATATTGATACCAAGCAGATTTATAAAACCTCTCGTTTGGTATCTAATCTGACGGGAATGTTAGTACAACCTAATAAAGCCATTGTGGGAGCAAATGCTTTTGCCCATGAGTCTGGAATACATCAAGATGGTGTGTTAAAAAATCGTCTCACCTATGAGATTATGGATGCAGAATCGATCGGTTTAACCACAAATCAAATTGTACTGGGTAAACTTTCTGGCCGTAATGCTTTTCGTACCCGTCTGGTGGAGTTGGGATTTGAATTGTCCGAAGATGACTTAAATAAAGCCTTTTTGCGGTTTAAAGAAGTAGCTGACAAAAAACGAGAGATCACCGATTGGGATTTAGAAGCTATTGTTAACGATGAAATTCAACAACCTCCTGAATTATTCCGTCTCGAATTAGTACAAGTATCCTGTGGAGATCATTCATCCCCCACTGCTACCATTACTCTGAGAACTCCTGATGGACAAGAGTTAAGCGATGCGGCGATCGGTACTGGCCCTGTAGATGCAGTATACAAAGCCATAAATCGAGTAGTAAATATTCCTAACGAGTTAACTGAATATTCCGTAAAATCTGTAACTGCAGGAATTGATGCTATGGGAGAAGTTACTATCAGATTGAAACATGAAGGGAAAACTTACTCAGGTTATGCGGCCAATACTGATGTAATTGTAGCTTCGGCTCGGGCTTATATTAGTGCATTAAATCGTCTTTATGCAACTATTGAAAGCGTCCGACTTGTTTAG
- the fusA gene encoding elongation factor G has translation MAKDLSKYRNIGIFAHVDAGKTTTTERILKLTGKIHKIGEVHEGAATTDFMEQEQERGITIQSAATTCFWKDYQFNIIDTPGHVDFTIEVYRSLKVLDGGIGVFCGSGGVEPQSETNWRYANDSKVARIIYVNKLDRTGADFFRVIKQVKEILAATPLVMVLPIGVETEFKGVVDLLTRKAWIWDDSGDPMNYSIQEIPADMVDDVELYREQLIETAVEQDNDLMEKYLEGEEIAIDDIKRCIRKGTRDLVFFPTYCGSSFKNKGVQLVLDGVIDYLPDPTEVNPQPEVDLEGNETGTFAIVDPEKPLRALAFKIMDDRYGALTFTRIYSGVLSKGMTVLNTATGKTDRVGRLVEMHANDRIEIESAQAGDIVAIVGMKNVQTGHTICDPNQPATLEPMVFPDPVISIAIKPKQKGGNEKMGMALSKMVQEDPSFYVETDQESGETIIKGMGELHLDIKVDILRRTHGVEVEVGKPQVAYRESITKVINDSYTHKKQSGGSGQFGRIDYTVEPGEPGSGFQFESKVTGGNVPREFWPAVQKGFQASIVKGVLAGFPCVDLKVTLTDGAFHAVDSSAIAFEIAARAGYRQSIPKAGPQLLEPIMNIDVFTPEDHMGDVIGDLNRRRGMIKSQSTNPMGVRIKAEAPLSEMFGYIGDLRTMTSGRGQFSMEFSHYAPCPKNVADEVIKETKERELAAAK, from the coding sequence ATGGCAAAAGATCTCAGTAAATATAGAAATATAGGCATTTTTGCTCACGTTGATGCTGGTAAAACCACAACTACAGAAAGAATCCTTAAATTAACTGGTAAAATTCACAAAATTGGTGAAGTACACGAAGGTGCGGCAACTACCGACTTCATGGAACAAGAACAAGAAAGAGGTATTACGATTCAATCCGCCGCTACAACCTGTTTTTGGAAAGATTATCAATTCAATATTATCGATACTCCCGGACACGTTGACTTTACGATCGAAGTATATCGTTCTTTAAAAGTTCTTGATGGCGGTATCGGGGTATTCTGCGGTTCTGGTGGGGTTGAACCTCAATCAGAAACTAACTGGCGTTATGCTAACGATTCCAAAGTCGCTCGTATTATCTATGTTAATAAACTCGATCGAACTGGTGCAGATTTCTTCCGTGTAATTAAACAAGTTAAAGAAATTTTAGCGGCTACTCCTTTAGTGATGGTATTACCTATCGGTGTGGAAACTGAGTTTAAAGGTGTGGTAGATCTTCTTACCCGTAAAGCATGGATTTGGGATGATTCTGGTGATCCAATGAATTATAGTATTCAAGAAATTCCTGCGGATATGGTTGACGATGTGGAATTATACCGTGAACAGTTAATTGAGACTGCCGTTGAACAAGATAATGATTTAATGGAAAAATACCTTGAAGGTGAAGAAATCGCCATTGATGACATTAAACGTTGTATTCGTAAAGGTACTCGTGATCTTGTGTTCTTCCCTACCTATTGTGGTTCTTCTTTTAAAAATAAAGGAGTACAATTAGTTTTAGACGGTGTAATTGATTATTTACCAGATCCTACAGAAGTTAATCCTCAGCCTGAAGTTGACTTAGAAGGTAATGAAACAGGTACTTTTGCCATTGTTGATCCTGAAAAACCTTTGCGCGCTTTAGCTTTCAAAATTATGGACGATCGCTATGGTGCTTTAACTTTCACTCGTATTTATTCAGGGGTGTTAAGTAAAGGTATGACAGTTTTAAACACAGCTACAGGTAAAACCGATCGTGTTGGTCGTTTAGTGGAAATGCACGCTAACGATCGTATCGAGATTGAATCTGCTCAGGCAGGGGATATTGTAGCGATTGTGGGTATGAAAAATGTCCAAACAGGTCACACTATTTGTGATCCCAATCAACCCGCAACCCTTGAACCGATGGTATTCCCTGATCCCGTTATTTCGATCGCCATCAAACCCAAGCAAAAAGGTGGCAACGAAAAAATGGGCATGGCGTTAAGTAAAATGGTACAAGAAGATCCCTCTTTCTACGTTGAAACCGATCAAGAAAGTGGCGAAACCATTATTAAAGGAATGGGTGAATTACACCTTGATATTAAAGTGGACATCCTTCGACGTACTCACGGGGTAGAAGTAGAAGTTGGAAAACCTCAAGTAGCTTACCGTGAATCTATCACCAAAGTAATTAATGATAGCTATACCCACAAAAAACAATCTGGTGGTTCAGGTCAATTTGGACGTATCGACTACACCGTTGAACCGGGCGAACCGGGTAGCGGTTTTCAATTCGAGTCAAAAGTTACTGGTGGTAACGTACCCCGTGAATTTTGGCCTGCCGTACAAAAAGGTTTCCAAGCCAGTATTGTTAAAGGTGTCTTAGCTGGTTTCCCTTGTGTTGACCTTAAAGTTACCTTAACCGATGGTGCATTCCACGCTGTGGATTCTAGTGCGATCGCTTTTGAAATTGCCGCCCGTGCCGGTTATCGTCAATCGATTCCTAAAGCTGGGCCTCAATTGTTAGAACCGATCATGAATATTGATGTGTTCACCCCTGAAGATCACATGGGAGATGTCATTGGCGATCTTAACCGTCGTCGTGGCATGATCAAATCTCAAAGTACTAATCCTATGGGTGTCAGAATCAAAGCAGAAGCACCTCTTAGTGAGATGTTTGGTTACATCGGTGATTTGAGAACCATGACTTCTGGACGAGGTCAATTTTCTATGGAATTTTCTCATTATGCACCTTGTCCTAAGAACGTAGCTGATGAAGTTATCAAAGAAACTAAAGAGCGCGAATTAGCCGCCGCTAAATAA
- a CDS encoding TldD/PmbA family protein, with the protein MYNFQSNNDWEKSFNFVNEQLFNKLKKDEYLVVQLRAENTHFIRFNNAKVRQTGIVIDAEVSVKLIGNQRVIYSEFPLTGNIDIDVKNALENLDYLRSSLKNLPEDPYIVLPKNEGSSHEIYSGKLLNPDNAISEILKPVQGLDFTGYYTGGTIIRANYNSLGQKHWFNTDSFFIDYSLINENEKAIKGIFSGRDWHKEKYDHQIKYHKQKLQQLNLPIHEVKPGSYRTYLAPAAIADLLGMFSWGGISEASLRQGGSALAKLREGENLSSLFHLKENFHSGNVPRFNDFGEMSPDELPLIVAGKLVNSLISSRTALEYGLKSNGASSFESLRSPELASGTLSEKEILKAIGTGLYLSNLHYLNWSDRRQGKITGMTRYGCFWVENGEIVATIKDLRFDDSLYSFFGKNLLALTDFREFIPEVSTYESRSLGGCLIPGGLVDGFTFTL; encoded by the coding sequence ATGTATAATTTTCAGAGTAACAATGATTGGGAAAAATCTTTTAATTTTGTTAATGAACAATTATTTAATAAACTAAAGAAAGATGAATATTTAGTAGTACAATTACGTGCGGAAAATACTCATTTTATAAGGTTTAACAATGCTAAAGTTAGACAAACAGGAATTGTTATTGATGCAGAAGTTTCTGTAAAACTAATAGGAAATCAAAGGGTTATTTATTCTGAATTTCCATTAACAGGAAATATTGACATTGATGTAAAAAATGCCCTAGAGAATTTGGATTATTTACGATCGAGCCTTAAAAATTTACCAGAAGATCCTTATATTGTTCTACCCAAAAATGAAGGATCATCTCATGAAATTTACTCAGGAAAATTATTAAATCCTGATAATGCTATTTCTGAAATTTTAAAGCCAGTTCAAGGATTAGATTTTACTGGTTATTATACCGGAGGAACTATTATTAGGGCAAATTATAATTCTTTAGGACAAAAACATTGGTTTAATACGGATTCTTTTTTTATTGACTATTCCTTAATTAATGAGAATGAAAAAGCGATTAAAGGTATATTTTCTGGCAGAGATTGGCATAAAGAAAAATATGATCATCAAATAAAATACCATAAACAAAAATTACAACAATTAAATTTACCCATCCATGAAGTGAAACCGGGAAGTTATCGCACATACCTTGCACCTGCGGCCATAGCAGATTTATTGGGGATGTTTTCATGGGGAGGCATCAGTGAGGCATCTTTAAGGCAAGGAGGAAGTGCTTTAGCTAAACTTAGGGAAGGTGAAAATCTTTCTTCTTTATTCCATCTCAAAGAGAATTTTCATAGTGGTAATGTTCCTCGTTTCAATGATTTTGGGGAAATGTCTCCCGATGAATTACCTTTAATTGTTGCTGGTAAATTAGTTAATAGTTTAATTAGTAGTCGCACTGCTCTTGAATATGGGTTAAAATCAAATGGTGCTAGTAGTTTTGAAAGTTTACGATCGCCTGAACTAGCCTCTGGCACATTATCAGAAAAGGAGATTTTAAAAGCCATTGGCACAGGATTATATCTTTCCAACTTACACTATCTTAACTGGAGCGATCGAAGACAAGGAAAAATAACTGGTATGACTCGTTATGGTTGTTTTTGGGTAGAAAACGGGGAAATAGTAGCCACTATTAAAGACTTAAGATTTGATGATTCCTTATACTCTTTTTTTGGTAAAAATTTACTTGCTTTAACGGATTTTAGAGAATTTATCCCCGAAGTTAGTACTTATGAATCAAGGTCTTTAGGAGGTTGTTTAATTCCGGGAGGCTTGGTAGATGGTTTTACTTTTACTCTTTAA
- a CDS encoding FTR1 family protein, which translates to MNISTALPTFVITLREGFEAALIVGIVFACLQKAQKQEYYRWIYSGVTAGIIASVSVGLLLWQSLQGIETSEYYYAPFIKQILKTLFALVAVSMLSWMLLWMSKQAKSLKGEVEGAVNIALTNNNASKGVFLLVFIAVLREGFETVLFITAQFQSDFISPTIGAIAGLLLAVLMGWALFYWGVKINIRLFFQIMGVFLLLIVAGLVISALKNLDGGIMILSQINPNYQNICLFDQDSCLLGMKVWNASNFLPDNEFPGILLKTLFGYRDQIYLLQLVCYFLFLGIVGNLYFSSLNPKNE; encoded by the coding sequence ATTAATATAAGTACCGCATTGCCAACATTTGTTATTACCTTAAGAGAAGGTTTTGAAGCCGCTTTAATCGTCGGAATTGTATTTGCTTGTTTACAAAAAGCTCAAAAACAAGAGTATTATCGTTGGATTTACTCAGGGGTAACAGCAGGTATTATTGCTAGTGTATCCGTTGGTTTACTTCTTTGGCAAAGTTTACAAGGAATAGAAACAAGTGAATATTATTATGCTCCTTTTATCAAACAAATCTTAAAAACCCTATTTGCCCTTGTGGCTGTATCTATGTTAAGTTGGATGTTACTGTGGATGAGCAAACAGGCTAAATCTCTTAAGGGTGAGGTAGAAGGTGCTGTTAATATTGCTTTAACGAATAACAATGCTAGTAAGGGTGTTTTTCTCTTAGTTTTTATAGCTGTTTTACGAGAGGGTTTTGAAACAGTTTTATTTATTACCGCACAGTTTCAATCCGACTTTATTAGTCCCACTATAGGTGCGATCGCAGGATTACTGTTAGCTGTCTTAATGGGATGGGCATTGTTTTATTGGGGGGTTAAGATAAATATACGATTATTTTTTCAGATAATGGGAGTTTTTTTATTGCTAATAGTGGCAGGTTTAGTCATTAGCGCTTTAAAAAATCTTGATGGCGGAATAATGATTTTAAGTCAAATCAATCCTAATTATCAAAATATATGTTTATTTGATCAAGATTCCTGTTTATTAGGTATGAAAGTATGGAATGCCAGTAATTTTTTGCCTGATAATGAATTTCCGGGTATATTATTAAAAACTTTATTCGGTTATCGAGATCAAATTTATTTACTACAATTAGTTTGTTATTTCTTATTTTTAGGTATCGTTGGAAACTTATATTTTTCTAGCCTCAATCCTAAAAATGAATAA
- a CDS encoding DUF2079 domain-containing protein has product MQNQIKKTEIHSIIIVSGLFLIITLFLGLNRYYSFFASYDQGIFNQIFWNNLHFNFYHSSLASGISTHVTSGEELPRVYDSYLGHHFSPNLLLWLPVYYLFPSGATLVTIQILLITGAGVVLYFLAREYIEHFIALLIVISFYGSIAVLIPTLSNFDNISQLPILVFSLLLSLEKRNWWLFTLFALLILGVRQEAGLNLFGVGIYLIVSKRYPRQGLLICLISFVYMIVITNIVMPQFTEDVGKRLMVDKFGQYIKGDNPSTLAVIWGMITQPWLVIWELISPIGKTLEYLIGQWLSLALIPAVSPTAWIISIFPLLTPLLGQGKSVLSLNIRYAMMVVPGLFYGAILWWGGQSFYNFQQNINKLNPRKLTVKFKRFWITCISISLLLGFTSSTTELSRAFYFILPDSFQPWVYVSLPRQWQHSANIYKLLAQIPNSASVSSTNNIIAHLSSRRAVIRLPMIEFRSDNQEVEKVDYIIADLWELERYGIVFKKEQGWLEAINYLIDDVTTKKEYDIIDRKDNVILLRNEGLIK; this is encoded by the coding sequence ATGCAAAATCAAATTAAAAAAACTGAAATACATTCGATAATTATTGTTAGTGGACTATTTTTAATAATTACTTTATTTTTAGGATTAAATCGTTACTATAGTTTTTTTGCTTCCTACGATCAAGGAATTTTTAATCAAATTTTTTGGAATAATTTACATTTTAATTTTTATCATAGTTCTTTAGCCTCTGGAATTTCGACTCATGTTACCAGTGGAGAGGAATTACCGAGAGTTTATGACAGCTATTTAGGTCATCATTTTAGTCCTAATCTATTGCTCTGGTTGCCTGTTTATTACCTTTTCCCCTCTGGTGCTACTTTGGTGACAATACAAATTTTATTAATTACAGGGGCTGGAGTTGTATTATACTTTCTAGCTAGAGAATATATTGAACATTTCATCGCACTTTTAATTGTAATTAGTTTTTATGGCTCGATCGCAGTTTTAATTCCTACTCTTTCCAACTTTGATAATATCTCTCAATTACCTATTTTAGTATTCAGTTTATTATTAAGTTTAGAAAAACGAAATTGGTGGTTATTTACTCTTTTTGCTTTGCTAATTTTAGGAGTAAGACAAGAAGCTGGATTAAATTTATTTGGTGTGGGAATTTATTTAATTGTCAGTAAACGTTATCCCCGTCAAGGCTTATTAATTTGTTTAATTTCCTTCGTTTATATGATTGTTATAACTAATATAGTTATGCCTCAATTTACCGAAGATGTGGGTAAAAGACTTATGGTTGATAAATTTGGACAATATATAAAAGGAGATAATCCTTCAACTTTAGCTGTAATTTGGGGAATGATAACCCAACCTTGGCTTGTCATTTGGGAATTAATTTCACCTATTGGTAAAACTTTAGAATATTTAATCGGACAATGGTTATCTTTAGCTTTAATTCCTGCGGTTTCTCCTACTGCTTGGATTATCTCAATTTTTCCGTTATTAACGCCATTATTAGGGCAAGGTAAATCAGTTTTATCTCTTAATATTCGTTATGCCATGATGGTAGTCCCCGGATTATTTTATGGTGCAATTTTATGGTGGGGAGGACAAAGTTTTTATAATTTTCAACAAAATATTAATAAACTAAATCCTAGAAAATTAACTGTTAAATTCAAACGTTTTTGGATTACCTGTATCTCCATTTCTTTATTACTAGGTTTTACATCTAGTACAACGGAATTAAGTAGAGCTTTTTATTTTATTTTGCCTGATTCTTTTCAACCTTGGGTATATGTATCTTTACCTAGACAATGGCAACATTCAGCTAATATCTATAAACTTTTAGCACAAATTCCTAATTCTGCTAGTGTTAGTAGTACTAATAATATTATTGCTCATCTTTCTAGCCGTAGAGCAGTAATTCGTTTACCCATGATTGAATTTCGCAGTGATAATCAAGAGGTAGAAAAAGTTGATTATATTATCGCAGATTTGTGGGAATTAGAACGTTATGGAATAGTTTTTAAAAAAGAGCAAGGTTGGTTAGAAGCTATTAATTATTTAATTGATGATGTTACTACTAAAAAAGAATATGACATTATTGATAGGAAAGATAACGTTATTTTACTTAGGAATGAGGGTTTAATAAAATAG